In the Pseudomonas sp. ADAK2 genome, one interval contains:
- a CDS encoding isochorismatase family cysteine hydrolase, translating into MFTLPHRSPRDLPFVTDHTALLLVDMQRAWLEPQFDPHLNDPDAEYFLTRTHMQVVPNQRRLLSAFRSARQNVLHTLIESLTADGRDRSLDHKLSDMHLPKGSPQAQIIDDLTPTENEVVLPKTSSGVFNSTSIDYVLRNLGTRHLIIAGIVTDQCVDMAVRDAADRGYLVTMVEDACATYTAERHQACLNAIKGYCWITDTQTVLARLQDMQP; encoded by the coding sequence ATGTTTACGCTCCCCCACCGCTCGCCCCGCGACCTGCCATTTGTCACCGACCACACCGCGCTGTTGCTGGTCGACATGCAACGGGCCTGGCTCGAACCGCAGTTCGACCCGCACCTCAATGACCCGGACGCCGAATACTTCCTGACCCGCACCCACATGCAGGTGGTGCCCAACCAGCGGCGGTTGCTCAGCGCCTTTCGCAGCGCCCGACAGAACGTGCTGCACACCCTGATCGAAAGCCTCACCGCCGATGGCCGCGACCGCTCCCTGGACCACAAACTCTCGGACATGCACCTGCCCAAGGGCAGCCCGCAGGCGCAAATTATCGACGACCTGACGCCGACGGAAAACGAAGTGGTGTTACCCAAGACTTCCTCCGGGGTGTTCAACTCCACCAGCATCGACTACGTGCTGCGCAACCTCGGGACGCGGCACCTGATCATCGCCGGCATTGTCACCGACCAATGCGTGGACATGGCCGTGCGCGACGCCGCCGACCGTGGCTATCTGGTGACAATGGTCGAAGACGCTTGCGCCACCTACACCGCCGAACGCCATCAAGCCTGCCTCAACGCGATCAAGGGCTACTGCTGGATTACCGATACCCAGACCGTGCTCGCCCGTTTGCAGGACATGCAACCATGA
- a CDS encoding histidine phosphatase family protein, which yields MQATRLTLICHARTVAQKLARFPADESVEMVWQSAKCSRRGSSKVAPRLLCGPEARTRETAELFGSDAQIVDALRDCDFGRWQGQRISELQKTEPEALKAWLEDPHSAPHDGESVVQLGERAAAWLATLETTPGDIIAITHPYVVRAVLTHVLQSTAFNLIDVEPLSAIELRFTGRWRLRLMSTDADGGF from the coding sequence GTGCAGGCGACCCGTTTGACCCTGATTTGCCACGCCCGAACCGTCGCACAAAAACTGGCGCGTTTTCCTGCGGATGAATCCGTGGAAATGGTCTGGCAATCGGCGAAGTGTTCCCGCCGTGGATCCTCCAAGGTCGCGCCACGCCTGCTGTGTGGTCCCGAGGCCCGCACTCGCGAGACCGCCGAACTGTTCGGCAGCGATGCGCAAATTGTCGACGCCTTGCGCGATTGCGATTTCGGTCGCTGGCAGGGTCAGCGAATCAGTGAACTGCAAAAAACCGAGCCCGAGGCGCTCAAGGCCTGGCTCGAAGACCCGCACTCCGCGCCCCACGACGGCGAGTCGGTGGTGCAACTCGGTGAGCGCGCGGCCGCCTGGCTGGCGACACTGGAGACGACGCCGGGCGACATCATCGCCATTACCCATCCCTATGTTGTTCGCGCCGTACTGACCCATGTCCTGCAAAGCACGGCGTTCAACCTGATCGACGTCGAACCGTTGTCGGCCATCGAACTGCGGTTCACTGGACGCTGGCGGCTGCGCTTGATGAGCACTGATGCTGACGGAGGCTTTTGA
- a CDS encoding glutamine synthetase family protein — translation MSARLLPVPMTTIVTTDLIGVTRGRSFPTDELEHYQAAGCGWVPANSALTPQDVIASTNPWGAYGDLRLIPELSSRVTVSNGPDANAPALDFIHGDIRETDGRPWSACPRTLLRNEVERYRAELGVQVNAAFEHEFNLDCGAAEHLAFTLEAQRQGAEFGGWLLSALRAGGVEPEMFLPEYGKHQYEITCRPTLGVAAADRAVNVREITREIARQMGLGLSFAPKTAEHAVCNGVHLHISLQDLAGQPLLYDAGTTNGLSTLGQHWAAGVLHYLPALCAFTAPTPVSYERLQPHHWSASYACLGQRNREAALRICPTVSLGGKSVAAQYNLEFRAMDATASPHLAMAALLIAGRLGIEQRLALNAITDEIPDALNEEQRQARGIVALPASLAQALDCLRNSEALIEALPQALLDTYFALKTEELTLTEQLSPADLCEHYARLY, via the coding sequence ATGAGCGCGCGCCTGCTGCCGGTGCCAATGACCACGATCGTCACCACCGACCTGATCGGCGTGACCCGTGGGCGTTCCTTTCCGACTGATGAGCTGGAGCATTATCAAGCCGCCGGTTGCGGCTGGGTGCCGGCCAACAGCGCGCTGACCCCGCAAGACGTCATTGCCTCGACCAATCCGTGGGGCGCCTATGGTGACTTGCGCCTGATTCCCGAGCTGAGCAGCCGGGTCACGGTCAGCAACGGCCCGGACGCCAACGCCCCGGCGCTGGATTTCATCCACGGTGACATTCGCGAAACCGATGGCCGTCCCTGGAGCGCTTGCCCGCGCACGCTGCTGCGCAACGAGGTGGAGCGCTATCGGGCCGAACTGGGTGTGCAGGTCAACGCCGCGTTCGAACATGAATTCAATCTGGATTGCGGGGCTGCCGAACACCTGGCGTTCACCCTGGAAGCCCAGCGCCAGGGCGCCGAATTTGGCGGCTGGCTGCTCAGCGCCTTGCGCGCCGGGGGCGTCGAGCCGGAGATGTTTCTACCGGAATACGGCAAGCACCAATACGAAATCACCTGCCGTCCGACACTGGGGGTCGCGGCGGCTGATCGTGCAGTCAACGTGCGCGAGATCACCCGGGAAATCGCCCGGCAAATGGGCCTTGGCCTGAGCTTCGCACCGAAGACCGCCGAGCACGCGGTGTGCAACGGCGTGCATTTGCATATCAGCCTGCAAGACCTGGCCGGGCAACCGCTGCTGTACGACGCCGGCACCACCAACGGCCTGTCGACCCTCGGCCAGCACTGGGCCGCCGGTGTCCTGCATTATTTGCCGGCCCTTTGCGCCTTTACCGCGCCGACGCCGGTGTCCTACGAGCGTTTGCAGCCCCACCACTGGAGCGCCTCCTACGCCTGCCTTGGCCAGCGCAACCGCGAAGCGGCGCTGCGGATTTGTCCGACGGTGAGCCTGGGCGGCAAGTCCGTGGCGGCGCAGTACAACCTGGAATTTCGCGCCATGGACGCCACCGCCTCACCGCACCTGGCCATGGCCGCGCTACTGATTGCCGGGCGCCTCGGCATCGAGCAGCGCCTGGCGCTGAACGCGATCACCGATGAAATCCCCGACGCCCTGAACGAAGAACAACGCCAGGCCCGGGGCATCGTCGCCCTTCCCGCCTCGCTGGCCCAGGCCCTGGACTGCCTGCGCAACAGCGAGGCGCTGATCGAAGCCTTGCCCCAGGCCTTGCTCGACACCTATTTCGCCCTGAAAACCGAGGAACTGACGCTGACGGAACAGCTCTCGCCCGCCGACCTTTGTGAGCACTATGCGCGCTTGTACTGA
- a CDS encoding APC family permease, with product MEIEEFGYKQELKRSLTLTDLVVYGMIFMIPIAPFGVYGYVNAEAPGMVPLAYIIGMVAMLFTALSYGSMARAFPIAGSVYSYAQRGLNPHVGFIAGWLMLLDYLLIPPLLYVYAAMALNHLYPDIPKVGFILAFLVSATFVNLRGITFTARMNIVFLLAQLVVLGIFLFYAWNALHSGGGHGELTLAPLYNPATFNFALLMQAVSIAVLSFLGFDAISTLAEEIKGDPGRSVGKAALITLLVMGVIFVVQTWIATDLAAGMGFKSADTAFYEIAEIAAGSWLATLTGVATALAWGVAVAITSQAAVSRLLFGMARDGKLPKVLARVHPKHNTPYISIYLVAVLSLVICYLFINSVDTLTSLVNFGALSGFMLLHLTVINYYWRRQQSGQVIRHLLCPVIGFIIVAAIMYNMGVDAQKLGLIWIALGLVYLFFLNKLGASTTLADPSNV from the coding sequence ATGGAAATAGAAGAATTCGGCTACAAACAGGAGTTGAAACGCAGCCTGACCCTGACGGACCTGGTGGTGTACGGGATGATTTTCATGATCCCCATCGCCCCGTTCGGCGTTTATGGCTACGTCAACGCCGAAGCGCCGGGCATGGTCCCCCTGGCGTACATCATCGGCATGGTCGCGATGCTGTTCACCGCCCTCAGTTACGGCAGCATGGCCCGGGCTTTTCCGATTGCCGGCTCGGTGTATTCCTACGCCCAACGGGGGCTGAATCCACACGTCGGCTTCATCGCCGGTTGGTTGATGTTGCTCGATTACCTGCTGATTCCGCCGCTGCTGTACGTCTACGCGGCGATGGCGCTGAATCACCTGTACCCGGACATTCCAAAAGTGGGTTTCATCCTGGCGTTTCTGGTCAGCGCAACCTTTGTGAACCTGCGCGGCATCACTTTTACCGCACGGATGAACATCGTTTTTCTGCTGGCGCAACTGGTGGTATTGGGGATCTTCCTGTTCTACGCCTGGAATGCCCTGCACAGCGGCGGCGGTCACGGTGAACTGACCCTGGCGCCGCTGTACAACCCGGCAACGTTCAACTTCGCCCTGCTGATGCAAGCGGTGTCGATTGCGGTGTTATCGTTCCTCGGTTTCGACGCGATTTCCACCCTCGCCGAAGAGATCAAGGGCGATCCGGGCCGCAGCGTCGGCAAGGCTGCGTTGATTACTTTGCTGGTGATGGGTGTGATCTTCGTTGTGCAGACTTGGATTGCCACCGACCTGGCCGCCGGCATGGGCTTCAAATCCGCCGACACCGCATTCTATGAAATCGCTGAAATCGCTGCCGGCAGCTGGCTCGCGACCCTCACTGGCGTGGCCACGGCCCTCGCGTGGGGCGTGGCGGTGGCGATTACCTCGCAAGCGGCGGTGTCGCGGCTGCTGTTCGGCATGGCGCGGGACGGCAAACTGCCGAAAGTGCTGGCCAGGGTCCATCCCAAACACAACACGCCTTACATCAGTATTTACCTGGTGGCGGTGTTGTCGCTGGTGATCTGCTACCTGTTCATCAATTCGGTGGACACCCTCACCTCCCTGGTCAACTTCGGTGCCTTGAGCGGCTTCATGCTGCTGCACCTGACCGTGATCAATTACTACTGGCGCCGGCAGCAATCCGGCCAGGTGATCCGTCACCTGCTGTGCCCGGTGATCGGCTTCATCATCGTCGCGGCCATCATGTACAACATGGGCGTCGATGCGCAGAAACTCGGGCTGATCTGGATTGCCCTGGGTCTGGTCTATCTGTTCTTTCTAAACAAGCTGGGCGCCAGCACGACGCTGGCCGACCCGAGCAACGTCTGA
- the cobF gene encoding precorrin-6A synthase (deacetylating), translated as MKTLLVIGIGAGNPDYITMQAVKALNRADVFFLMDKGQSKDKLIDLRREICERYITDHPYRFVEAHSPERERGDVDYKASVDELNLAKQHTFERLINEEMSDGQCGGFLVWGDPALYDSTVRILQAILASGRGVFEFEVIPGITSVQALAAQHKVPLNRIGRSIEITTGRRLAAGQVSEADSLVVMLDAEDSYHQVADQETEIYWGAYLGTPDEILISGKLKDVADEIERVRKAARLANGWIMDTYLLRKP; from the coding sequence ATGAAAACGTTGTTGGTCATCGGTATCGGTGCCGGTAACCCGGACTACATCACGATGCAGGCGGTGAAGGCGCTGAACCGGGCGGACGTGTTTTTCCTCATGGACAAGGGCCAGAGCAAAGACAAGCTGATCGACCTGCGCCGCGAGATCTGCGAGCGCTACATCACCGATCACCCTTACCGGTTCGTCGAAGCCCACAGCCCTGAACGTGAACGCGGCGATGTGGACTACAAGGCCAGTGTCGATGAGCTGAACCTGGCCAAGCAGCACACCTTCGAACGCCTGATCAACGAGGAAATGTCCGACGGCCAGTGCGGCGGTTTCCTGGTGTGGGGCGACCCGGCGTTGTACGACAGCACCGTGCGCATCTTGCAGGCGATCCTGGCTTCGGGCCGTGGTGTGTTCGAATTCGAAGTGATCCCCGGCATCACCAGCGTCCAGGCCTTGGCAGCACAACACAAGGTGCCGCTGAACCGCATCGGCCGCTCGATTGAAATCACCACGGGCCGGCGGTTGGCGGCGGGGCAGGTGAGTGAGGCCGACAGTCTGGTGGTGATGCTCGACGCCGAAGATTCCTACCATCAGGTGGCCGATCAGGAGACAGAGATTTACTGGGGTGCCTACCTGGGCACGCCGGATGAAATCCTCATCAGCGGCAAGCTCAAGGATGTGGCGGATGAGATTGAGCGGGTACGCAAGGCGGCGCGGCTGGCGAATGGGTGGATTATGGATACGTATTTGTTGCGTAAGCCTTGA
- a CDS encoding rhodanese-like domain-containing protein, with product MTSLVRQIPAAPSAIALMHFSNRLTFETDCSDVYGSQQAGEVDFILVDTRGPQAFERGHVPGAINIPGRLMTAETLAGYPSSSVFVVYCAGPHCNGANKAAVKLAALGYPVKEMIGGVTGWLDEGFELSVEVARPVSVVVNCEC from the coding sequence ATGACCAGCCTGGTTCGTCAAATTCCCGCAGCCCCGTCCGCCATTGCCCTGATGCACTTCAGCAATCGCCTGACGTTTGAAACCGATTGTTCCGACGTGTATGGCAGCCAACAGGCAGGCGAAGTGGATTTTATTCTGGTCGATACCCGTGGCCCGCAGGCTTTTGAGCGTGGGCATGTGCCGGGAGCGATCAATATTCCAGGGCGGCTGATGACCGCCGAGACGTTGGCGGGTTATCCCTCATCCAGTGTGTTCGTGGTCTATTGCGCCGGACCGCACTGCAACGGCGCCAACAAGGCCGCGGTGAAACTGGCGGCGCTGGGTTACCCGGTCAAGGAGATGATCGGCGGGGTGACGGGGTGGCTGGATGAGGGGTTTGAGTTGAGTGTTGAGGTGGCGCGGCCGGTCAGTGTGGTGGTCAATTGCGAGTGCTGA
- the ftrA gene encoding transcriptional regulator FtrA: MQPTPGLVAILAYDGLCTFEFGIAVEIFGLARPEFDFPWYEHQIVAVDEGPMRAMGGIQVLADGGMELLEQARTILIPGWRDRQAPVPEALLSALRQAHARGARLLSICSGVFVLAATGLLDGHRATTHWRYTTELAERFPNIQVDPDVLYVDSGQLITSAGSAAGIDACLHLVARDFGTQVANSVARRLVMSPQRTGGQAQFIPTPVSPTPRSDLSRVMQWARERLHEPLEVRDLASEAAMSERTFLRRFSEASGQSPKTWLQHQRLARARELLESTGDNTEQIAERCGYRSVESFRVAFRSVVGVPPSVYRERFGRGVQAIS; the protein is encoded by the coding sequence ATGCAGCCCACCCCTGGATTAGTCGCGATCCTGGCCTACGACGGCCTCTGCACCTTCGAGTTCGGCATCGCCGTGGAGATCTTCGGCCTCGCCCGGCCGGAGTTCGATTTCCCGTGGTATGAACATCAGATCGTCGCCGTGGATGAGGGCCCGATGCGCGCCATGGGCGGCATCCAGGTGCTGGCCGACGGCGGCATGGAATTGCTGGAACAGGCCCGGACCATCCTCATTCCCGGTTGGCGCGACCGCCAGGCACCGGTGCCCGAAGCCTTGCTCAGTGCGTTGCGCCAGGCCCATGCCCGCGGCGCGCGATTGCTGTCGATCTGTTCCGGGGTGTTTGTGCTGGCGGCTACCGGATTGCTCGACGGTCATCGCGCCACCACCCATTGGCGCTACACCACGGAGCTGGCCGAGCGCTTCCCGAACATTCAGGTAGACCCGGACGTGCTGTATGTCGATTCGGGTCAGCTGATCACCTCAGCCGGCAGTGCAGCAGGTATTGATGCCTGCCTGCATCTGGTGGCGCGGGACTTCGGGACTCAAGTGGCGAACTCGGTGGCACGACGGCTGGTGATGTCGCCGCAACGTACTGGCGGTCAGGCGCAGTTTATTCCTACACCGGTCAGTCCAACGCCTCGCAGCGATTTGTCACGGGTCATGCAATGGGCGCGGGAGCGCTTGCACGAACCGCTGGAAGTCCGTGACCTGGCCAGCGAGGCGGCGATGAGTGAACGCACCTTCCTGCGTCGCTTCAGCGAGGCCAGCGGTCAGTCGCCCAAGACTTGGCTGCAACATCAACGCCTGGCCCGGGCCCGGGAGTTGCTGGAGAGCACGGGCGACAACACCGAGCAGATTGCCGAGCGCTGTGGTTATCGTTCGGTGGAGAGTTTCCGGGTGGCGTTTCGCAGCGTGGTCGGGGTGCCGCCATCGGTGTATCGGGAGCGGTTCGGGCGCGGCGTACAAGCCATTTCCTGA
- a CDS encoding N-formylglutamate amidohydrolase produces the protein MRACTESVEVGLYTEPPYTLSREASEHPLILVCEHASRFIPPALHDLGLSHEAAREHIAWDIGALALAEHLSDTLGVTLLAANYSRLLIDLNRPRHAPDSIPGQSEIYQVPGNQQLDEATREYRRQTLFTPFHTRLQSLIDERLAQGREVRVVGIHSFTPVYYGQPRLLEAGVLFGEARQYAERIIDGLSRHPLKVAGNQPYKIDPQGDMTVPVHGDARGLESVLIEVRNDLLRTPEAIERWAGYLAPLL, from the coding sequence ATGCGCGCTTGTACTGAATCCGTTGAAGTGGGGCTCTACACCGAGCCCCCGTACACCCTGAGCCGGGAAGCCTCCGAGCACCCGTTGATTCTGGTGTGCGAACACGCCAGCCGTTTTATCCCGCCGGCCTTGCACGACCTGGGCTTGAGCCATGAGGCCGCCCGTGAACACATCGCCTGGGACATCGGCGCCCTGGCCCTGGCCGAGCATTTGTCCGACACCCTCGGCGTGACCTTGCTGGCGGCCAATTATTCGCGGCTGTTGATCGACCTCAACCGCCCACGCCATGCCCCGGACAGCATTCCGGGACAGAGCGAGATCTATCAGGTGCCGGGCAACCAGCAGCTGGATGAAGCCACCCGGGAATACCGCCGGCAGACGCTGTTCACACCGTTTCACACCCGGCTGCAAAGCCTGATCGACGAGCGCCTGGCGCAAGGGCGCGAGGTGCGTGTGGTGGGGATTCACAGTTTCACCCCGGTTTATTACGGCCAGCCCCGACTGCTGGAGGCCGGCGTACTGTTCGGCGAAGCCCGGCAATACGCCGAACGGATCATTGACGGATTGAGCCGGCATCCGCTTAAAGTGGCCGGCAATCAGCCGTACAAGATCGACCCGCAGGGGGACATGACCGTGCCGGTGCACGGCGATGCCCGCGGGTTGGAATCGGTGTTGATCGAGGTGCGTAACGACCTGCTGCGTACCCCCGAAGCGATTGAGCGCTGGGCTGGCTACCTCGCCCCGCTGCTGTAG
- a CDS encoding arginine N-succinyltransferase gives MLVLRPVELTDLPQLQQLARDSLVGVTSLPDDSERLREKILDSCASFNKDVEGHGPENYFFVLEDLATQRLAGCSEILATAGFNEPFYSLRNRHFTSVSRELNIEHGVPALSLCHDLSGHTLLRGFHIDAELVRTPFSELLSRARLLFIAAHAARFSDAVITEIVGYSDEQGQSPFWDALGKHFFDLPYVEAERLCGLESRTFLAELMPQYPIYVPMLPQAAQDCIGRIHPDGQEAFDILEREGFETNSYIDLFDGGPTLYARTPGIRSIAHSHTATTQPVEVIDARGSYLVSNDSLKGYRAIVAELDFIAGQPVGLSAEMCAALNVTDGSPIRLIAL, from the coding sequence ATGCTGGTCTTACGCCCAGTCGAATTAACCGACCTGCCCCAGTTACAACAACTGGCCCGTGACAGCCTGGTGGGCGTCACGTCCCTGCCGGATGACAGCGAGCGCCTGCGGGAGAAGATTCTCGATTCCTGCGCCTCTTTCAACAAAGACGTTGAAGGCCATGGCCCGGAAAACTACTTTTTCGTCCTCGAAGACCTGGCCACCCAGCGTCTGGCGGGCTGCTCGGAAATCCTCGCCACCGCCGGCTTCAACGAGCCGTTCTACAGCTTGCGTAACCGCCATTTCACCAGCGTCTCCCGGGAACTGAACATCGAGCACGGCGTGCCGGCGCTGTCGTTGTGTCACGACCTCAGCGGCCACACCTTGCTGCGCGGCTTTCACATCGATGCCGAGCTGGTGCGCACACCGTTTTCCGAACTGCTGTCACGGGCGCGGCTGTTGTTTATCGCGGCGCATGCGGCGCGCTTCTCCGACGCGGTGATCACCGAAATCGTCGGTTACAGCGATGAGCAAGGCCAGTCGCCGTTCTGGGATGCCTTGGGCAAACATTTTTTCGATTTGCCTTACGTCGAGGCGGAACGGCTTTGTGGTCTGGAGAGCCGGACCTTTCTCGCCGAACTGATGCCGCAATACCCGATCTACGTGCCGATGCTGCCCCAGGCGGCGCAAGATTGCATCGGCCGCATCCACCCCGACGGCCAGGAGGCGTTCGACATCCTGGAGCGCGAAGGCTTCGAAACCAACAGCTACATCGACCTGTTCGACGGCGGCCCGACGCTGTATGCGCGCACGCCGGGTATTCGCTCCATCGCCCATAGCCACACCGCTACCACGCAGCCCGTCGAAGTCATCGACGCCCGTGGCAGCTATTTGGTCAGCAACGATTCGCTCAAGGGTTACCGGGCCATCGTGGCCGAACTGGATTTCATCGCCGGACAACCGGTGGGCCTGAGCGCCGAGATGTGCGCGGCCCTGAACGTGACCGACGGCAGCCCGATCCGGCTGATCGCCCTGTGA
- the astA gene encoding arginine N-succinyltransferase gives MIVRPVQVTDLPALLVLVQQAGPGFTTLPANEERLGHRLRWAQRTFAEQVERADADYLFVLEDDDQRVVGVSALTGAVGMREPWYNYRVGLTVSSSPDLGIQKQIPTLFLNNEMTGQSELCSLFLRPDQRQGYNGRLLSLGRLLFVAEFPQLFGDKLIAELRGTADEQGRSPFWDSLGRHFFKTDFSHADHLSGLGNKSFIAELMPRQPLYTCLLTEQAQAVIGKAHPNTEPALKILNAEGFAHRDYIDIFDGGPVIEAQIAKIRTVRDSQPLVLGIGTPDEQAPAWLIHNRRMENCRITTAKARLVGNSLIVDRLTAKRLQLQPGNSVRAVRLLDQAQQAVAA, from the coding sequence ATGATTGTCCGTCCGGTTCAAGTCACCGACCTGCCCGCCCTGCTGGTGCTGGTGCAACAGGCCGGCCCCGGGTTTACCACCCTGCCGGCCAACGAGGAGCGCCTGGGCCACCGTTTGCGCTGGGCGCAACGGACCTTCGCCGAACAGGTCGAACGCGCCGATGCCGATTATCTGTTCGTGCTCGAAGACGACGATCAGCGCGTGGTCGGGGTCAGTGCCCTGACCGGGGCCGTGGGCATGCGCGAGCCCTGGTACAACTACCGGGTCGGGTTGACCGTCAGTTCATCGCCGGACCTGGGCATCCAGAAACAGATCCCGACGTTGTTCCTGAACAACGAAATGACCGGCCAATCGGAACTCTGCTCGCTGTTTCTGCGCCCCGATCAACGCCAGGGCTATAACGGGCGGTTGCTGTCGCTGGGGCGGTTGCTGTTCGTTGCCGAGTTCCCACAGTTGTTCGGCGACAAACTGATTGCCGAACTGCGCGGCACTGCCGACGAACAAGGCCGCTCACCGTTTTGGGACAGCCTCGGCCGGCACTTTTTCAAGACCGATTTCAGCCACGCCGATCACTTGTCGGGGCTGGGCAACAAATCGTTCATCGCCGAACTGATGCCGCGCCAACCCTTGTACACCTGCCTGCTCACCGAACAGGCCCAGGCCGTGATCGGCAAGGCCCACCCGAACACCGAACCGGCCTTGAAAATCCTCAATGCCGAGGGGTTTGCCCACCGCGACTACATCGACATCTTTGACGGCGGACCGGTGATCGAAGCCCAGATCGCGAAAATCCGCACCGTGCGCGACAGCCAGCCACTGGTGCTGGGCATCGGCACGCCGGACGAACAGGCGCCGGCGTGGCTGATCCACAACCGGCGCATGGAAAACTGCCGCATCACCACCGCCAAGGCGCGACTGGTGGGCAACAGCCTGATCGTCGACCGCCTCACTGCCAAACGCCTGCAACTGCAACCGGGGAACTCGGTGCGGGCGGTGCGGTTGCTGGATCAGGCGCAGCAGGCGGTGGCGGCTTGA
- a CDS encoding MurR/RpiR family transcriptional regulator, whose product MPPLRDLITDPGLDLTPSERKVIRALLDQYPRNGLGPMSRLAEHAGVSDPTIVRLVKKLGFGGYAEFQDALLSDMDHRLRSPSALLQPRAHLQKDDPWSHYLAETHRSLVETQALTQPEDVRILVEWLLDVRHQVHCFGGRFSSFLANYLLNHLRLLRPGCFALDDNAQLPDRLFDVQRQDVVLVFDYRRYQCQALRVASAAKNRYARVVLFTDIYASPLREMADLIISAPVESVSAFDSMVPALAQIEALIACLTLRSPDLADRLEGIDAVRAEFDTHLLEEK is encoded by the coding sequence ATGCCCCCCCTCAGAGACCTGATCACCGATCCCGGCCTGGACCTCACGCCATCGGAACGCAAAGTCATCCGCGCCTTGCTCGACCAGTACCCGCGTAACGGGCTGGGGCCGATGTCGCGTTTGGCCGAACATGCCGGTGTCAGCGATCCGACCATCGTGCGGCTGGTGAAAAAACTCGGCTTTGGCGGTTACGCCGAATTCCAGGACGCCCTGCTCAGCGACATGGACCACCGCCTGCGCTCCCCCAGCGCCCTGTTGCAACCTCGCGCCCACCTGCAAAAAGACGATCCGTGGAGCCATTACCTGGCCGAAACCCATCGCTCGCTCGTGGAAACCCAGGCCCTGACCCAACCCGAAGATGTGCGAATCCTGGTGGAATGGTTGCTCGATGTCCGCCATCAGGTGCATTGCTTCGGCGGGCGCTTCAGCAGTTTCCTCGCCAACTATTTGCTCAACCATTTGCGCCTGCTGCGTCCTGGTTGCTTTGCCCTGGACGACAACGCCCAGTTGCCGGACCGTTTGTTTGACGTGCAGCGCCAGGACGTGGTGCTGGTGTTCGATTATCGGCGTTACCAGTGCCAGGCCCTGCGCGTGGCCAGTGCGGCGAAAAATCGGTATGCGCGGGTGGTGCTGTTCACCGACATCTATGCCTCGCCACTGCGGGAAATGGCCGACTTGATCATCAGTGCGCCGGTCGAATCAGTGTCGGCGTTCGACAGCATGGTCCCGGCACTGGCGCAGATTGAAGCACTGATCGCCTGCCTGACCCTGCGCAGCCCCGATCTGGCCGATCGCCTGGAAGGCATCGATGCCGTGCGCGCCGAATTCGACACCCACCTGCTGGAGGAAAAATAA